One Parashewanella spongiae genomic window, TCTGACTTCTAAACTCATACTACTTTCCCTCTAGCTTGATGAATTATGTAAAAGTATGGCTCACTTTTTAAAATGAAACACTAGGGTCTGTTGATCTTTTAGGATTAAATTTTGTGCTATTTGAGCATTTATCTGTTCAAGGCGTGAGCAGTGATGCTTAGCCATCTAAGTGAGCTGGTCACAACACAGAACAATGAATGCTCAAAAGCATCGAAGACAGCGTAAATTGGTCGCTCTTTCTAAATAAAAGGTGCTGCGTTATCGTTTTCTTATTTGGAAATGAAGTAACGACAGTTTTGTATGTCGATAATAACCAAACCTCACAAACTCTGCCTTGCATAAAATAACCAATTTATCGCTGCAAAACAATCACGAAAGATCAACAGACCCTAGATATAATTGAGCTGTTTTTTTACCCTATGTATCTCACTTGATAACTACCTGTTTTAACTGCGATAATATATCTTTCTGAAAATATTCAAGGTTCGTTATGGTTAATCGATGGATGTTATTAGGCATATTACTACCAGCTTTCATGGTGCAAGCTGAGCAATGTGAGCTGTCAAAACAAAGCTTGCCGCTTTACGAATTGGAACAAAAAATTTCAACCCGAAAATTAACTAATGGGCTAATTGTACGTTCCCTTGACCTTACTGATAACAATACTATCTCAATTGCTAGTCAATTTAGCGTCGGTTCACGTAACGAACTGCAAGGCCAAACTGGTTATGCGCATCTTTTTGAACATTTGCTTTTTGAGGGCAGTGAACATGCCCCAGGAGATGTATTTGAACAAAAAATGGATGAGATTGGTGCCAGAAAAAACGCTTCTACACATTTTGATTGGACGAACTATTACAGCCAGTTTCCAAGCTATGCTTTAGAGCTAATATTATTTCTTGATGCCGACCGATTTATTTCGCCAAGCCTGACGACTGATACTATAAACATTCAAAAACAAGCCGTACTCCAAGAGAGAGTTATGCGATTGGAATCTCAGCCTTATTTCGAACCTGCAATGGATTTTTTACTGGGTAAGATAAAAGATACTCCTTACGGTCATAGCGTTATAGGTAGCCGTAAAGACATAAAAAATGCAACACGTGCGCAGCTCATAGCCTTCCATCAAAAATTTTATCGGCCAGATAATATGCAGCTCAGCATAGTAGGCAAGTTGCCAAAGCAAACCCGTAAATGGGTTGATAAATATTTTGGTGACTGGAAAAAACCAAATTCTCTATTAGAAAGCGAAGTTGAATTTGATATCAATCTTGAACAAATAAAAGGTGAACTTGTTGATCCTAAAGGGCCTTGGCCTGCAAGTTTACTGCTTTGGAATACTGTTGGTTATAACCATCCTGATGCTGCAGCAGTCCGATTACTGCAAGCACATTTATTTTCAGATAAGGCGAGTTTGTTTTCAATAAATAACCAATATGATCCTGATTTTATGATTTATTTCCCACTCGCTCAGGCGCTGGCCTCCCATGGTGTTGCAGGTCTGGTTATATCTCCAAGAGCTAGAGCTTCTTTGGATGAACTTGTTACAGAAATATTGCAACTAACCGAAAGCGTTAAAAGAAACGGGATGAGCCAGCAGCGGCTTTGTTATTTAAAACAGCTTGAGTTAAATCGAATGGTTGGAAATATAACAGATGACTTATTTTTAGCTAAAAGGCTATCCGCAACAAGTAGACTAGACTTTCAGCATCCCATTACCGCACCATGGGAACGGACGAATGTAGTCACTGTCGCAGATATTCAACGAGTCGCTAATAAATATTTTCAACCCAATCACCAAATTCGTCTCGATCTTTTGCCGCCTTGGTACATTCGTTGGGCTAAGCAATTATTGGAGTGGCTACCTAAAGGCACAGCAGACTCAATCGAGGAGGAAGCAT contains:
- a CDS encoding M16 family metallopeptidase; protein product: MVNRWMLLGILLPAFMVQAEQCELSKQSLPLYELEQKISTRKLTNGLIVRSLDLTDNNTISIASQFSVGSRNELQGQTGYAHLFEHLLFEGSEHAPGDVFEQKMDEIGARKNASTHFDWTNYYSQFPSYALELILFLDADRFISPSLTTDTINIQKQAVLQERVMRLESQPYFEPAMDFLLGKIKDTPYGHSVIGSRKDIKNATRAQLIAFHQKFYRPDNMQLSIVGKLPKQTRKWVDKYFGDWKKPNSLLESEVEFDINLEQIKGELVDPKGPWPASLLLWNTVGYNHPDAAAVRLLQAHLFSDKASLFSINNQYDPDFMIYFPLAQALASHGVAGLVISPRARASLDELVTEILQLTESVKRNGMSQQRLCYLKQLELNRMVGNITDDLFLAKRLSATSRLDFQHPITAPWERTNVVTVADIQRVANKYFQPNHQIRLDLLPPWYIRWAKQLLEWLPKGTADSIEEEAL